One segment of Panicum virgatum strain AP13 chromosome 3K, P.virgatum_v5, whole genome shotgun sequence DNA contains the following:
- the LOC120699865 gene encoding uncharacterized protein LOC120699865 isoform X1: protein MLRKRTPKSAPVCHLNFSSRLSLSRTTLRLAKSPVGYRQSPPRTTGGRRPKSPPATSRPRARSSDPVAVPSPMELPDERVQVDALERHLLAGLSSNDYNRIIEDEVLHDASFAEMEDNFVKYQIAQWILLSVLLVLAWGVGVLMLLYLPIRIYVCRRDFRSRKLYLTPHAVVYKVNKPVAFPCFGVFRKEKYVILPSISDVVVEQGYLQSFFGVYSIRIENVGVRKPPSDDVKITGVAHPHDFRKAVLVHLLNTRNLNFSRRAPSDGQQSTSLNPIASAWEPPLGDLILEKLDEVEISVKWYRVLKLPKRRAHPVDSIYVDS from the exons ATGCTTCGAAAGCGTACTCCTAAGTCGGCGCCCGTTTGCCATCTGAATTTCTCctcccgtctctctctctctcgaacCACCCTCCGCCTCGCCAAGTCGCCAGTTGGCTACCGCCAGTCACCACCACGCAccaccggcgggcggcggcccaaATCTCCCCCGGCGACCTCGCGCCCCCGCGCTCGCTCGTCCGATCCCGTCGCGGTTCCCTCCCCG ATGGAATTGCCAGATGAAAGAGTGCAAGTAGATGCACTGGAAAGACATTTATTGGCTGGTTTATCTTCAAACGACTATAACAGAATCATTGAGGATGAGGTCCTCCATGATGCGTCATTTGCAGAAATGGAAGATAATTTTGTTAAGTATCAAATTGCCCAGTGGATTCTTTTATCTGTATTACTAGTGTTAGCTTGGGGAGTTGGAGTGCTCATGCTACTTTACCTACCTATTCGAATATATGTATGTCGGAGGGACTTCCGCTCAAGGAAGTTGTACTTGACACCACATGCTGTTGTTTATAAG GTAAACAAGCCTGTTGCATTTCCTTGTTTTGGGGTTTTCAGGAAGGAGAAATATGTTATCCTCCCTTCAATTTCTGATGTTGTTGTTGAGCAAG GTTATCTCCAATCCTTTTTTGGGGTATATTCTATCAGAATTGAGAATGTTGGTGTTAGAAAGCCTCCTAGTGATGATGTAAAAATAACTGGGGTTGCTCATCCGCATGATTTCAGGAAG GCTGTTCTAGTCCATCTTTTGAACACAAGGAACCTGAATTTCAGTAGGAGAGCTCCATCTGATGGACAACAGAGCACAAGTTTGAATCCTATAGCTAGTGCTTGG GAGCCTCCTCTTGGGGATTTGATACTAGAGAAGCTTGATGAAGTTGAAATCTCTGTAAAG TGGTACAGGGTATTGAAACTTCCAAAACGAAGAGCACATCCAGTTGATTCAATATATGTTGATTCTTGA
- the LOC120701105 gene encoding translation initiation factor IF-2-like — MVAAPAAPASSRSSRAAARRTRGAAGPPVRRSASAEAGRKEAAAAYRPCITVVVAVAAPRGRAPLPRRGCGRPARACAPASPWLRPPRAGVRPASPWPPRTGVRGEPHRARAPPREGIRGELGIGVEGYGRRLGEARHRGRGRKAGGKKRWGGSGKKFKCGFHDVVVDIEKRYRGCMGAEE, encoded by the coding sequence ATGGTGGCCGCACCTGCcgccccggcgagctcgaggagcAGCAGGGCCGCAGCGAGGCGAACTCGAGGAGCAGCAGGGCCGCCGGTGAGGAGGAGCGCAAGTGCCGaggcggggaggaaggaggccGCCGCGGCTTACAGACCCTGCATCACCGTGGTCGTGGCCGTGGCCGCCCCGCGCGGGCGTGCGCCCCTGCCTCGCCGTGGCTGTGGCCGCCCCGCGCGGGCGTGCGCCCCTGCCTCGCCGTGGCTGAGGCCGCCCCGCGCGGGCGTGCGCCCTGCCTCGCCGTGGCCGCCCCGCACCGGCGTGCGCGGCGAGCCGCACCGAGCTCGGGCGCCGCCCCGTGAAGGtatccgcggcgagctcggcatcgGGGTGGAGGGCTACGGCCGCCGGCTCGGCGAAGCTCGGCATCGGGGAAGGGGGCGGAAGGCCGGCGGGAAGAAGAGATGGGGAGGGAGTGGGAAAAAATTTAAATGTGGGTTCCATGATGTGGTTGTTGATATAGAGAAGAGATATAGAGGGTGCATGGGTGCGGAAGAATGA
- the LOC120699865 gene encoding uncharacterized protein LOC120699865 isoform X3, with protein sequence MELPDERVQVDALERHLLAGLSSNDYNRIIEDEVLHDASFAEMEDNFVKYQIAQWILLSVLLVLAWGVGVLMLLYLPIRIYVCRRDFRSRKLYLTPHAVVYKVNKPVAFPCFGVFRKEKYVILPSISDVVVEQGYLQSFFGVYSIRIENVGVRKPPSDDVKITGVAHPHDFRKAVLVHLLNTRNLNFSRRAPSDGQQSTSLNPIASAWEPPLGDLILEKLDEVEISVKKMQAVVQGIETSKTKSTSS encoded by the exons ATGGAATTGCCAGATGAAAGAGTGCAAGTAGATGCACTGGAAAGACATTTATTGGCTGGTTTATCTTCAAACGACTATAACAGAATCATTGAGGATGAGGTCCTCCATGATGCGTCATTTGCAGAAATGGAAGATAATTTTGTTAAGTATCAAATTGCCCAGTGGATTCTTTTATCTGTATTACTAGTGTTAGCTTGGGGAGTTGGAGTGCTCATGCTACTTTACCTACCTATTCGAATATATGTATGTCGGAGGGACTTCCGCTCAAGGAAGTTGTACTTGACACCACATGCTGTTGTTTATAAG GTAAACAAGCCTGTTGCATTTCCTTGTTTTGGGGTTTTCAGGAAGGAGAAATATGTTATCCTCCCTTCAATTTCTGATGTTGTTGTTGAGCAAG GTTATCTCCAATCCTTTTTTGGGGTATATTCTATCAGAATTGAGAATGTTGGTGTTAGAAAGCCTCCTAGTGATGATGTAAAAATAACTGGGGTTGCTCATCCGCATGATTTCAGGAAG GCTGTTCTAGTCCATCTTTTGAACACAAGGAACCTGAATTTCAGTAGGAGAGCTCCATCTGATGGACAACAGAGCACAAGTTTGAATCCTATAGCTAGTGCTTGG GAGCCTCCTCTTGGGGATTTGATACTAGAGAAGCTTGATGAAGTTGAAATCTCTGTAAAG AAAATGCAAGCAGTGGTACAGGGTATTGAAACTTCCAAAACGAAGAGCACATCCAGTTGA
- the LOC120699865 gene encoding uncharacterized protein LOC120699865 isoform X2, translated as MLRKRTPKSAPVCHLNFSSRLSLSRTTLRLAKSPVGYRQSPPRTTGGRRPKSPPATSRPRARSSDPVAVPSPMELPDERVQVDALERHLLAGLSSNDYNRIIEDEVLHDASFAEMEDNFVKYQIAQWILLSVLLVLAWGVGVLMLLYLPIRIYVCRRDFRSRKLYLTPHAVVYKVNKPVAFPCFGVFRKEKYVILPSISDVVVEQGYLQSFFGVYSIRIENVGVRKPPSDDVKITGVAHPHDFRKAVLVHLLNTRNLNFSRRAPSDGQQSTSLNPIASAWEPPLGDLILEKLDEVEISVKKMQAVVQGIETSKTKSTSS; from the exons ATGCTTCGAAAGCGTACTCCTAAGTCGGCGCCCGTTTGCCATCTGAATTTCTCctcccgtctctctctctctcgaacCACCCTCCGCCTCGCCAAGTCGCCAGTTGGCTACCGCCAGTCACCACCACGCAccaccggcgggcggcggcccaaATCTCCCCCGGCGACCTCGCGCCCCCGCGCTCGCTCGTCCGATCCCGTCGCGGTTCCCTCCCCG ATGGAATTGCCAGATGAAAGAGTGCAAGTAGATGCACTGGAAAGACATTTATTGGCTGGTTTATCTTCAAACGACTATAACAGAATCATTGAGGATGAGGTCCTCCATGATGCGTCATTTGCAGAAATGGAAGATAATTTTGTTAAGTATCAAATTGCCCAGTGGATTCTTTTATCTGTATTACTAGTGTTAGCTTGGGGAGTTGGAGTGCTCATGCTACTTTACCTACCTATTCGAATATATGTATGTCGGAGGGACTTCCGCTCAAGGAAGTTGTACTTGACACCACATGCTGTTGTTTATAAG GTAAACAAGCCTGTTGCATTTCCTTGTTTTGGGGTTTTCAGGAAGGAGAAATATGTTATCCTCCCTTCAATTTCTGATGTTGTTGTTGAGCAAG GTTATCTCCAATCCTTTTTTGGGGTATATTCTATCAGAATTGAGAATGTTGGTGTTAGAAAGCCTCCTAGTGATGATGTAAAAATAACTGGGGTTGCTCATCCGCATGATTTCAGGAAG GCTGTTCTAGTCCATCTTTTGAACACAAGGAACCTGAATTTCAGTAGGAGAGCTCCATCTGATGGACAACAGAGCACAAGTTTGAATCCTATAGCTAGTGCTTGG GAGCCTCCTCTTGGGGATTTGATACTAGAGAAGCTTGATGAAGTTGAAATCTCTGTAAAG AAAATGCAAGCAGTGGTACAGGGTATTGAAACTTCCAAAACGAAGAGCACATCCAGTTGA
- the LOC120699866 gene encoding acyl transferase 5-like, producing the protein MVNITVTRKSQSFVVPASSEPASAETTLELSAIDRVPGLRHTVRSLHVFRNKKESSAAGAGCDDDDAASRPGEVIRAALSRALVDYRPFAGRFVGSVAAGETCVECTDDGAWFVEAVADCSLEGVNGLDYPLMVSEEELLPAPEEGVDPTSIPIMMQVTEFACGGFVVGLVAVHTLADGLGAAQFINAISEFARGMEKPTVAPVWARALIPNPPKLLPGAPPSFKSFGFQHFTVDVTSDRIAYVKTQYHQATGQYCSTFDVAIAKVWQARTKAIKYSLESQVHVCFFANTRHLLTQVLPKNGGFYGNCFYPVSVTATAEDVVTAGLLDVIRMIRNGKARLPLEFSKWAAGDVSVDPYQLTFEHNVLFVSDWTRLGFSEVDYGWGAPDHIVPFTYADYMAVAVLGAPPSPKKGTRIMTQCVEEKHLMDFKDEMKAFF; encoded by the exons ATGGTGAACATCACCGTGACAAGGAAATCCCAGTCCTTCGTCGTGCCGGCGTCGTCCGAGCCGGCGTCGGCCGAGACGACGCTCGAGCTATCGGCGATCGACCGCGTGCCGGGCCTCCGCCACACGGTGCGGTCGCTGCACGTGTTCCGCAACAAGAAGgagtcctccgccgccggcgccggctgcgacgacgacgatgcTGCCAGCAGGCCGGGGGAGGTGATCCGCGCGGCGCTGTCCCGCGCGCTGGTGGATTACCGCCCGTTCGCCGGCCGCTTCGTCGGCTCGGTCGCCGCCGGGGAGACCTGCGTCGAGTGCACCGACGACGGCGCGTGGTTCGTGGAGGCCGTCGCCGACTGCAGTCTCGAGGGCGTGAATGGCCTCGACTACCCGCTCATGGTCTCCGAGGAAGAGCTGCTGCCCGCTCCAGAGGAAGGCGTTGACCCTACAAGTATTCCGATCATGATGCAG gttacagaatttgcatgcgGAGGATTTGTGGTTGGGCTGGTAGCAGTCCACACTCTTGCTGACGGGCTCGGCGCCGCCCAATTCATCAACGCGATTTCTGAGTTTGCTCGTGGGATGGAAAAGCCCACGGTAGCACCCGTATGGGCTCGGGCTTTAATACCAAACCCACCCAAACTGCTTCCCGGGGCACCACCGTCCTTCAAGTCCTTTGGGTTCCAGCACTTCACCGTGGATGTGACCTCTGACCGGATTGCCTACGTCAAGACCCAGTACCATCAGGCCACTGGACAGTACTGCTCCACCTTTGATGTCGCCATTGCCAAGGTTTGGCAGGCAAGAACCAAGGCAATCAAGTACAGCTTGGAGTCCCAAGTTCATGTCTGCTTCTTCGCCAACACCCGCCACCTCCTCACCCAGGTGCTGCCCAAGAATGGGGGATTCTATGGCAACTGCTTCTACCCAGTTTCTGTGACGGCCACTGCTGAGGATGTTGTCACTGCAGGGTTGCTTGATGTGATCAGGATGATAAGGAATGGGAAGGCCAGGCTTCCCCTGGAGTTTTCCAAGTGGGCAGCAGGGGATGTGAGTGTGGATCCATACCAGTTGACATTTGAGCACAACGTGTTGTTTGTGTCTGATTGGACGAGACTTGGGTTCTCCGAGGTTGACTATGGGTGGGGTGCACCGGATCATATCGTGCCATTCACCTATGCAGACTACATGGCGGTGGCGGTTCTTGGGGCTCCGCCTTCGCCGAAGAAGGGAACTCGGATTATGACGCAGTGTGTGGAGGAGAAGCACCTCATGGACTTCAAGGATGAGATGAAGGCCTTCTTTTAG